Proteins from a single region of Synechococcus sp. WH 8109:
- a CDS encoding DUF3685 domain-containing protein: MLLLAPDLLGESLALKLTSARDDWEVVLRPERLTGAPALVIWSIDTLASLASLQQELFALQERWQPAPVLLLLPSELHLSREQLLELPAAGLLQNVDAQGLQNAIETLLQGGRDIRLEAASETQSQEQTMGLGQWLLVSGLQQVSRDLQRVEALLNPPPEQPLLFLLLQGRRRELRFAKGFLLWLWGPLHLGLEHAEPLAPSVSSDGSPTTTAISLRERNAVAVWDAIRDRIDSSVQSGLTNSTGRLLAIEGLHPDRRRELLLALLQQLDQVLQRLRRRQDGTAMAQAWDSLQPELRQQALTALAGSYVQIPCDGELQPVVASLLSRADLTGADVELPDPIGMLAPLVADQPMLVNGLLLPADDPRAFLQLETLVSNWLVRTAELIGAELLDACGDWPELRRYLLRDPLLATRELDRLRNRLNTQLRWADWVERPIQLYESQRTLFQLRSGRIEPMLLTEPRDKELNQLGWWQRQVALLLEARDALAPQVQALVRRIGDLAVILLTQVLGRAIGLVGRGIAQGMGRSFGRG, from the coding sequence ATGTTGCTGCTCGCTCCGGATCTTCTCGGGGAGTCGCTGGCGCTGAAACTCACCTCCGCCCGGGACGATTGGGAGGTGGTGCTTCGCCCTGAGCGCCTGACGGGTGCCCCGGCGTTGGTGATCTGGTCGATCGACACCTTGGCCTCATTGGCGTCGCTTCAGCAGGAGCTATTCGCCCTGCAGGAGCGCTGGCAGCCCGCCCCTGTGCTGCTGCTGCTGCCCAGCGAGCTACATCTTTCGCGGGAACAACTGCTGGAGCTGCCGGCGGCCGGCCTACTTCAAAACGTCGATGCCCAGGGGCTTCAGAACGCTATCGAAACCCTGCTGCAGGGCGGCAGGGACATTCGCCTGGAGGCTGCGTCGGAGACGCAAAGCCAGGAGCAGACCATGGGCCTGGGACAGTGGTTGCTTGTGAGTGGCCTGCAGCAGGTGAGCCGCGACCTGCAACGGGTGGAGGCCCTGCTCAATCCACCCCCGGAACAGCCGTTGCTGTTTCTGCTGCTGCAGGGGCGCCGCCGCGAATTGCGCTTCGCCAAGGGCTTTCTGCTCTGGCTCTGGGGGCCGTTGCACCTGGGCCTCGAACATGCAGAACCCCTGGCCCCCTCCGTGTCCAGCGATGGATCACCCACCACTACGGCGATCAGCCTGCGCGAACGCAATGCCGTTGCCGTATGGGATGCCATCCGCGACCGCATCGATTCATCAGTTCAGTCTGGATTGACCAATTCCACCGGCCGTCTGCTGGCAATTGAGGGTCTGCACCCGGATCGCCGCCGGGAGTTGCTGCTGGCCCTGTTGCAACAGCTTGATCAGGTCTTGCAGCGCCTGCGCCGCCGCCAGGACGGCACTGCGATGGCCCAGGCCTGGGATTCGTTGCAGCCAGAGTTGCGTCAGCAGGCCCTCACTGCCCTGGCCGGCAGTTATGTCCAGATCCCCTGCGACGGCGAGCTGCAGCCGGTGGTGGCTTCGCTGCTCAGCCGTGCTGATCTCACCGGTGCAGACGTAGAGCTGCCCGATCCAATCGGAATGCTGGCGCCGCTGGTGGCCGATCAACCGATGCTGGTGAACGGCCTGCTGCTGCCGGCCGATGACCCCAGGGCCTTCCTGCAACTGGAAACCCTGGTCAGCAATTGGCTGGTGAGGACGGCGGAACTGATTGGTGCCGAATTGCTTGATGCCTGTGGTGACTGGCCGGAGCTGCGCCGTTACCTGCTGCGGGACCCCCTCCTGGCGACCCGGGAACTCGACCGGCTCAGGAACCGCTTGAATACACAGCTTCGCTGGGCGGATTGGGTGGAGCGCCCCATTCAGCTCTACGAAAGCCAGCGCACCCTGTTTCAATTGCGTTCTGGTCGCATCGAACCGATGCTGCTGACTGAGCCCCGCGACAAGGAGCTCAATCAGCTGGGTTGGTGGCAGCGGCAGGTGGCCTTGCTCCTGGAAGCCCGGGATGCCCTCGCACCCCAGGTGCAGGCACTGGTTCGCCGCATCGGCGACCTTGCTGTGATCCTGCTCACCCAGGTGTTGGGGCGCGCCATCGGTCTGGTGGGGCGGGGCATTGCCCAGGGCATGGGACGCAGCTTCGGCCGCGGTTAG
- a CDS encoding thylakoid membrane photosystem I accumulation factor, with protein sequence MAIRCFGLMLALVRCLITVSIALLLHVAPAAAVLNSDSYDGNIYALYAGNGSLVPPASTLEESLAEGRTAVIVYYLDDSAVSKRFAPVVSELQRLWGRSIDLLPLSTDPLQGREALGAGDPATYWSGTIPQVVVIGTDGRIVLDQNGQVPLVAINDAISASTGLPAPDLGRIDQGGSFNEVNIEVTAN encoded by the coding sequence ATGGCGATCCGCTGCTTCGGCTTGATGCTTGCTTTGGTGCGCTGTCTGATCACCGTTTCGATCGCGCTGCTGCTCCATGTCGCACCAGCCGCCGCTGTGTTGAACAGCGACAGCTACGACGGCAACATCTATGCCCTCTACGCTGGCAATGGGTCGTTGGTGCCTCCCGCCAGCACCCTGGAGGAGTCCCTCGCTGAGGGACGCACAGCCGTGATCGTCTATTACCTGGATGACAGCGCCGTGAGCAAACGCTTCGCTCCGGTGGTGTCGGAACTGCAACGGCTTTGGGGCCGCAGCATCGATCTGCTGCCGCTTTCCACCGATCCGCTGCAGGGCCGTGAAGCGCTGGGGGCCGGTGATCCAGCCACCTATTGGTCTGGAACCATTCCGCAGGTGGTGGTGATCGGCACCGATGGCCGGATTGTGCTTGATCAGAACGGTCAGGTTCCACTCGTGGCGATCAACGACGCCATCAGCGCCTCCACCGGTCTTCCCGCTCCAGATCTGGGACGCATTGATCAGGGAGGCAGTTTCAACGAAGTCAACATCGAAGTCACCGCCAACTGA
- the ruvX gene encoding Holliday junction resolvase RuvX, translated as MRPRPCSILSLDVGRRRIGLAGCDALGISVTPLAALRRGRFDADLVVLRAHCRERSVQGLVVGFPLDDAGQPTAQAEHCQRYGLRLAAALDLPLAWVNEHSSTWAAGEQFGLTGDRSGRLDSAAAALLLEQWLAEGPELKPAQQSASRSGAGAGDGGS; from the coding sequence ATGCGGCCGCGTCCCTGTTCGATCCTCAGCCTCGATGTGGGCCGGCGGCGCATCGGTCTGGCTGGCTGCGATGCCCTGGGCATCAGCGTTACGCCCCTCGCTGCCCTGCGTCGTGGTCGCTTTGATGCGGATCTGGTCGTTCTGCGGGCCCACTGCCGTGAACGGTCGGTGCAGGGGCTTGTGGTGGGATTCCCCCTGGATGACGCGGGTCAGCCCACGGCCCAAGCGGAGCATTGCCAGCGTTACGGCCTGCGGCTGGCTGCCGCCCTCGATCTGCCCCTGGCCTGGGTGAATGAGCACAGCAGCACCTGGGCGGCCGGTGAACAGTTCGGGCTGACGGGTGATCGCAGCGGACGTCTGGACAGTGCAGCCGCTGCCCTGCTGCTGGAGCAATGGCTGGCGGAGGGTCCGGAGCTCAAACCGGCCCAACAGAGTGCGTCAAGGTCGGGCGCCGGGGCGGGCGATGGTGGATCCTGA
- a CDS encoding DUF3727 domain-containing protein has product MSESGPGKSSDHPTLLVCDREGHDLLCFLEHLIPIEGQDYALLSPVDTPVSLFRLNDDAEPVPITEVASSEPILSVADVVLQEHDLVLVRSAITLTVSGELEEPDQDELDELEDDDVDEDAETFELLVSFMVDAEEYGLYIPLDPFLVLVRMVDGQAVLLSDDELDRVQPLIEAELEEREWPD; this is encoded by the coding sequence ATGTCTGAGTCGGGCCCCGGTAAGAGCAGCGATCACCCCACCCTGCTGGTCTGCGACCGCGAGGGCCACGATCTGCTGTGCTTCCTCGAGCATCTGATCCCCATCGAGGGGCAGGACTACGCCCTGCTTTCGCCGGTCGACACACCGGTGTCGCTGTTTCGGCTCAACGACGATGCAGAGCCGGTGCCCATCACGGAAGTTGCCAGCAGCGAGCCGATTCTCTCGGTGGCTGATGTGGTGCTCCAGGAGCACGACCTGGTCCTGGTGCGATCGGCGATCACCCTCACCGTTAGTGGTGAATTGGAGGAGCCGGATCAGGATGAGCTCGATGAGCTGGAAGACGACGACGTTGATGAGGACGCCGAGACCTTTGAACTGCTGGTGAGCTTCATGGTCGACGCGGAGGAATACGGCCTCTACATCCCCCTCGACCCGTTCCTGGTCTTGGTACGGATGGTGGATGGCCAGGCGGTGCTGCTGAGCGACGATGAGCTCGACCGCGTTCAACCACTGATTGAGGCGGAACTGGAGGAGCGTGAATGGCCGGATTGA
- a CDS encoding YqeG family HAD IIIA-type phosphatase, protein MAGLTAQQWLTPDWDPHLTIAQLSLPHLTAHGLQAAVIDVDRTLLPGRDVTLPGPVRDWLVDAGRRLQLHLFSNNPSRDRIAAVADQLQVSFTFAAGKPRRGALRSVVRDLALPPEAIAMIGDRLFTDVLCGNRMGLYTVLVRPVRDDGKPCRHDRVQRFERAMARVMGAPSA, encoded by the coding sequence ATGGCCGGATTGACGGCACAGCAATGGTTGACCCCCGATTGGGATCCCCACCTCACCATTGCCCAGCTTTCGCTGCCCCACCTCACGGCCCACGGCCTGCAGGCTGCCGTGATAGATGTCGACCGCACCCTTCTGCCCGGTCGTGACGTGACCCTGCCAGGCCCGGTGCGCGACTGGCTGGTGGATGCCGGCCGTCGCTTGCAATTGCATCTGTTCAGCAATAACCCCTCCCGCGACCGGATTGCTGCCGTGGCTGACCAGCTGCAGGTCAGCTTCACCTTTGCTGCCGGTAAGCCCCGCCGTGGCGCCCTGCGCAGCGTGGTTCGTGATCTCGCACTGCCCCCGGAGGCGATCGCGATGATCGGCGACCGCCTGTTCACGGATGTGCTCTGCGGCAACCGAATGGGGCTTTACACGGTGTTGGTTCGACCGGTTCGAGACGACGGCAAGCCCTGCCGCCATGACCGGGTGCAGCGGTTTGAACGTGCCATGGCCCGCGTGATGGGGGCGCCTTCAGCATGA
- the proB gene encoding glutamate 5-kinase, with translation MTLWVVKIGTSLLRGETTTTIDGYARCFAGAMARGDQVLLVTSGAVGLGCQKLALTNRPDTVVALQAAAAIGQGALMALYERAMERHGRSVAQVLLTRSDLADRRRYQNASGTLRQLLSWGVLPVINENDALSPAELRFGDNDTLSALVAAAVEAQQLILLTDVDRLYSSDPRVNANAEPISDVCHPRELDSLEQGAGDGGRWGTGGMTTKLAAARIATASGITVQLADGRDPARLEALLQGERGGTVFHPHPEPLGNRRSWLAHVLRPEGELQLDAGACAALQHRGASLLLVGVTAVRGDFAANQPVQLLDPDGEDLGRGLCSMASDQLRAAMNDPPPGESSPVVVHRDGLVLRSR, from the coding sequence ATGACCCTGTGGGTCGTGAAAATCGGCACCAGCCTGCTTCGGGGGGAGACCACCACCACGATTGATGGCTACGCCCGCTGCTTCGCAGGGGCCATGGCCCGCGGTGACCAGGTGTTGCTGGTCACCAGTGGTGCCGTCGGGCTGGGCTGCCAGAAGTTGGCCCTCACCAACCGACCCGACACGGTGGTGGCCCTGCAGGCAGCTGCGGCCATCGGCCAGGGCGCGCTGATGGCGCTGTATGAACGGGCCATGGAACGCCATGGTCGTTCCGTGGCGCAGGTGCTGCTGACCCGCTCCGACCTGGCCGATCGCCGTCGTTATCAGAACGCTTCGGGCACCTTGCGGCAGCTGCTGAGCTGGGGGGTGCTGCCGGTGATCAATGAGAACGATGCCCTCTCGCCGGCGGAGTTGCGCTTCGGCGACAACGACACCCTCTCGGCGTTGGTGGCCGCCGCCGTTGAAGCGCAGCAACTGATCCTGCTCACGGATGTTGATCGCCTCTATTCCTCGGATCCGCGGGTTAATGCCAACGCCGAACCGATCTCGGATGTTTGCCACCCCCGGGAGCTGGACTCGTTGGAACAGGGGGCCGGCGACGGGGGGCGCTGGGGCACCGGGGGCATGACCACGAAGCTGGCGGCAGCCCGCATTGCCACCGCCAGTGGCATCACCGTGCAGCTCGCTGATGGTCGCGACCCCGCTCGTCTCGAGGCTTTGTTGCAGGGGGAACGGGGGGGGACGGTGTTCCATCCTCACCCCGAACCCCTGGGCAATCGACGCAGTTGGCTAGCCCACGTGCTTCGGCCCGAGGGTGAACTGCAGCTGGATGCAGGGGCCTGTGCTGCGCTTCAGCATCGTGGTGCGTCTCTGCTGCTGGTGGGTGTGACGGCGGTGCGGGGTGACTTCGCCGCCAATCAACCCGTTCAGTTGCTGGACCCCGATGGAGAGGATCTGGGTCGTGGCCTCTGTTCGATGGCCAGCGACCAGCTGCGGGCCGCGATGAATGACCCACCACCGGGGGAGTCATCCCCGGTGGTGGTGCATCGCGATGGTCTTGTGCTTCGCAGCCGTTAA
- the lpxD gene encoding UDP-3-O-(3-hydroxymyristoyl)glucosamine N-acyltransferase — protein MRFSTLIKVLQTGDAGLRWSQPGLDPSLEGAASLDQASAAQLSFLEKGNALMAALGTSGVGALLLPDQQDLIDLASQRGIAFAVFADPRLAFAEALDQLHPRRRPLAEIHPSAVIDERAVVGPGTAVGPRVCIGEGSCLGADCIVHPGVVIYDNVVVGDGCELHANAVLHPGTRLGRGCVVNSNAVVGSEGFGFVPTAKGWRKMPQTGQVVLEDGVEVGSGTTIDRPSVGETRIGAGTKIDNLVQIGHGVSTGRGCAFAAQVGIAGGARIGQGVILAGQVGVGNRVVVGDRVIASSKTGIHGDVDPGEVVSGFPAIPNRLWLRCAATFSKLPEMAKTLRELKRDTPQ, from the coding sequence ATGCGTTTCAGCACCCTGATCAAGGTTCTGCAGACCGGTGATGCAGGCCTGCGATGGAGCCAGCCGGGCTTGGACCCATCGCTTGAGGGTGCCGCTTCACTCGATCAGGCCTCAGCCGCGCAGCTCAGCTTTCTGGAGAAGGGCAACGCCCTGATGGCGGCTTTGGGCACCAGTGGCGTGGGTGCCCTGTTGCTGCCAGACCAACAGGATCTCATTGATCTGGCATCGCAGCGTGGCATCGCCTTTGCGGTCTTCGCTGATCCGCGTCTGGCCTTTGCTGAAGCTCTCGATCAATTGCATCCTCGCCGCCGGCCCTTGGCGGAGATTCACCCCTCGGCGGTGATCGATGAACGGGCTGTGGTGGGCCCCGGCACGGCGGTGGGCCCGCGGGTCTGCATTGGGGAAGGAAGCTGTCTTGGTGCCGACTGCATCGTTCATCCAGGGGTGGTGATTTACGACAACGTGGTGGTGGGTGATGGGTGCGAGCTGCACGCCAATGCCGTACTCCACCCCGGCACCCGTCTCGGTCGTGGCTGTGTGGTGAACTCCAATGCCGTTGTCGGCTCCGAAGGGTTCGGCTTCGTGCCGACGGCCAAGGGATGGCGAAAAATGCCGCAGACCGGCCAGGTGGTTCTTGAAGACGGCGTTGAGGTGGGTAGCGGTACCACCATCGACCGCCCTTCCGTTGGGGAGACCCGTATTGGTGCCGGCACCAAGATCGACAACCTTGTGCAGATCGGCCATGGGGTCAGCACCGGGCGTGGCTGTGCCTTCGCGGCACAGGTGGGCATCGCCGGCGGTGCCCGGATCGGTCAGGGGGTCATCCTTGCGGGCCAGGTGGGGGTTGGCAATCGTGTTGTGGTGGGAGACCGCGTCATCGCCAGCTCCAAGACCGGTATTCACGGTGATGTGGATCCCGGCGAGGTGGTGAGTGGTTTTCCCGCAATTCCGAATCGTCTCTGGCTGCGATGTGCCGCCACCTTCAGCAAGCTGCCGGAGATGGCCAAGACCCTGCGGGAGCTCAAACGGGACACCCCTCAGTAA
- the leuB gene encoding 3-isopropylmalate dehydrogenase, with translation MAQHRVVLLPGDGIGPEITAVARQLLEVVSQRHGFSLSFEEQPIGGSAIDATGEPLPASTLEACKSADAVLLAAIGSPRFDSLPREKRPETGLLGLRAGMELFANLRPVKIVPALIAASSLKCEVIEGVDLMVVRELTGGIYFGQPKGRIETEGDERGFNTMTYSASEVDRIAKVAFELAQERRGQLCSVDKANVLDVSQLWRDRVDVMAPSYGGVEVSHMYVDNAAMQLVRDPRQFDVLLTGNLFGDILSDEAAMLTGSIGMLPSASLGSEGPGLFEPVHGSAPDIAGQDKANPMAMVLSAAMMLRIGLKQAAAADDLEAAVDAVLASGYRTGDLMAEGCTQLGCRAMGEQLLKAL, from the coding sequence ATGGCTCAGCACCGCGTTGTTCTCCTGCCCGGTGATGGCATCGGCCCCGAGATCACCGCTGTTGCCCGTCAGCTGCTGGAGGTAGTGAGCCAGCGCCATGGCTTTTCACTGAGCTTTGAGGAGCAGCCCATCGGCGGCAGCGCCATCGATGCCACCGGTGAGCCGTTGCCCGCCAGCACCCTCGAAGCCTGTAAGTCAGCCGATGCGGTGTTGCTGGCCGCCATCGGCAGCCCCCGTTTCGACAGCCTTCCTCGCGAGAAACGGCCGGAAACCGGCCTGCTTGGTTTGCGCGCCGGCATGGAGCTGTTTGCCAATCTGCGGCCGGTGAAGATTGTTCCGGCCCTCATCGCTGCCAGCAGCCTCAAGTGTGAGGTCATCGAGGGGGTGGACCTGATGGTGGTGCGGGAACTCACCGGGGGGATCTATTTCGGTCAACCCAAGGGACGCATCGAGACCGAGGGAGACGAGCGCGGCTTCAACACCATGACCTACTCCGCCTCGGAGGTGGATCGGATCGCGAAGGTGGCCTTTGAGCTCGCCCAGGAGCGGCGGGGCCAGCTCTGCTCGGTGGATAAGGCCAATGTGCTTGATGTGAGCCAGCTCTGGCGGGATCGTGTTGATGTCATGGCGCCCAGCTATGGCGGTGTGGAGGTGAGCCACATGTATGTGGACAACGCGGCGATGCAACTGGTGCGTGATCCCCGCCAGTTCGATGTGCTGCTCACCGGCAACCTCTTCGGCGACATCCTCAGCGATGAGGCGGCGATGCTTACCGGCTCCATCGGCATGCTGCCCTCGGCCTCCCTTGGCAGTGAGGGTCCTGGTCTGTTTGAGCCTGTGCATGGTTCAGCCCCCGACATCGCCGGTCAGGACAAGGCCAATCCCATGGCCATGGTGCTGTCGGCCGCAATGATGCTGCGCATCGGCCTGAAACAGGCCGCGGCTGCCGATGATCTTGAGGCCGCTGTGGATGCCGTTCTGGCCAGTGGCTACCGCACCGGTGATCTGATGGCAGAAGGCTGCACCCAGCTGGGATGTCGCGCAATGGGTGAGCAATTGCTCAAAGCTCTGTGA
- a CDS encoding phosphoribulokinase produces the protein MSKRHPVVAVTGSSGAGTSTVKRAFEHIFAREGITPAVVEGDSYHRYERMPMKQAMADALAKGENFSHFGPEANLFDKLEELFRTYGETGAGQKRYYLHSVEEAAEHNARLGVNLEPGQFTPWEDIPSGTDVLFYEGLHGGVKGEGYDVAALADLLVGVVPITNLEWIQKIHRDNAERGYSAEAIVDTILRRMPDYINHICPQFSQTDINFQRVPTVDTSNPFICRNIPTPDESFVIIHFRKGAREKWGIDFGYLLSMIHDSFMSSPTSIVVNGGKMGFAMELILTPIIHRMIEEKNKLS, from the coding sequence ATGTCGAAGCGTCATCCGGTTGTCGCTGTTACCGGTTCTTCCGGAGCTGGAACCAGCACCGTCAAGCGCGCCTTCGAGCACATCTTTGCGAGGGAAGGCATTACCCCTGCAGTGGTGGAAGGCGACAGCTACCACCGCTACGAGCGGATGCCCATGAAACAGGCCATGGCTGATGCCCTGGCTAAGGGTGAGAACTTCTCCCACTTCGGCCCTGAGGCCAACCTCTTCGACAAGCTCGAGGAACTGTTCCGCACCTACGGCGAAACCGGTGCTGGTCAGAAGCGCTACTACCTCCACAGCGTCGAAGAAGCGGCTGAGCACAACGCCCGTCTTGGCGTCAACCTCGAGCCGGGTCAGTTCACGCCTTGGGAAGACATCCCTTCAGGCACTGACGTGCTGTTCTACGAAGGCCTCCACGGCGGTGTGAAGGGCGAGGGCTACGACGTGGCTGCCCTGGCCGACCTGCTGGTGGGTGTGGTGCCGATCACCAACCTCGAGTGGATTCAGAAGATCCACCGCGACAACGCTGAGCGTGGTTATTCCGCTGAGGCGATCGTTGACACGATCCTGCGCCGGATGCCCGATTACATCAATCACATCTGCCCGCAGTTCAGCCAGACAGACATCAACTTCCAGAGGGTTCCCACCGTGGACACCTCCAACCCATTCATCTGCCGGAACATCCCGACCCCGGATGAAAGCTTCGTGATCATCCACTTCCGCAAGGGTGCTCGTGAGAAGTGGGGGATCGACTTCGGTTACCTGCTGAGCATGATCCACGATTCCTTCATGTCCAGCCCCACCAGCATCGTGGTGAATGGCGGCAAGATGGGCTTCGCCATGGAACTGATCCTCACTCCGATCATTCACCGCATGATCGAAGAGAAGAACAAGCTCAGCTGA
- a CDS encoding prepilin peptidase has protein sequence MEGLILAWTGLLGAGLGSFTNVVAWRLPRQESVVFRQPLPKIRPCHPLA, from the coding sequence ATGGAAGGGTTGATCCTGGCTTGGACCGGCCTGCTGGGAGCCGGCCTCGGCAGCTTTACCAACGTGGTGGCCTGGCGCTTGCCCCGCCAGGAATCGGTGGTTTTCCGGCAGCCACTGCCCAAAATTCGGCCATGCCATCCGCTGGCATGA
- a CDS encoding prepilin peptidase: MRWHDNLPLLGWLLLRGRCRDCDAAISWRSPAVEALSAGLWISAL, from the coding sequence ATCCGCTGGCATGACAATCTCCCGTTGCTGGGTTGGCTGCTGCTGAGGGGCCGCTGCCGCGACTGTGATGCAGCGATCAGCTGGCGTTCCCCCGCCGTGGAGGCCCTGAGTGCCGGCCTCTGGATCTCGGCGCTGTAA
- a CDS encoding A24 family peptidase: MCWWGGLPDLWLPWAGLPLIALLLPLVLIDLDHLWLPEPLCRCGVVLGLLVSTAAGIPVLASHLIVAVLALLLLEGLSALAEGLLGQPALGLGDAKLAALGGAWLGHGGIASAMALAVVSGAVVGSTARLSGWLGPRERFPFGPFIALGIWLVWLTGPQCWWSTWLMLLGA; the protein is encoded by the coding sequence TTGTGCTGGTGGGGGGGGCTGCCTGATCTCTGGCTCCCCTGGGCTGGACTTCCCCTGATTGCGCTGCTGTTGCCGCTGGTGTTGATCGATCTGGATCACCTTTGGTTGCCGGAGCCCCTGTGCCGCTGTGGAGTGGTGCTGGGCTTGCTCGTCAGCACGGCTGCTGGCATTCCTGTTCTGGCTAGCCATTTGATCGTTGCGGTGCTGGCCTTGCTGCTGTTGGAAGGTCTCAGTGCACTGGCCGAAGGGTTGTTGGGACAGCCTGCGCTGGGCCTTGGCGATGCCAAGTTGGCGGCGCTGGGTGGGGCATGGCTGGGCCACGGAGGCATCGCATCGGCGATGGCCCTTGCGGTTGTCTCGGGAGCCGTGGTCGGAAGCACCGCTCGCCTCAGTGGCTGGTTGGGCCCCAGGGAACGGTTCCCCTTCGGTCCCTTCATTGCACTGGGCATTTGGCTGGTCTGGTTGACCGGTCCGCAGTGCTGGTGGAGCACCTGGTTGATGCTGTTGGGCGCTTGA
- the accD gene encoding acetyl-CoA carboxylase, carboxyltransferase subunit beta yields MSLFDWFADRRKGQYVANVKQEPDEGDGLWSKCPECGQVVYLKDLKLNASVCANCGHHHRIDSAERIALIADPDSFQVLNADLSPVDPLGFKDRRAYADRLRESQASTGLRDGVVTGLCRVEGIPMGLAAMDFRFMGGSMGSVVGEKITRLIEESTARKLPLLIVCASGGARMQEGMLSLMQMAKISGALERHREAELLYMPLLTHPTTGGVTASFAMLGDLILAEPKALIGFAGRRVIEQTLREKLPDNFQTAEYLQEHGFVDTIVPRTQLRSTLANLLRLHGCKPMELTRA; encoded by the coding sequence GTGTCTCTGTTCGATTGGTTTGCTGATCGCCGTAAGGGTCAGTACGTCGCCAACGTCAAGCAGGAACCCGATGAAGGTGATGGGCTGTGGAGCAAATGCCCGGAGTGTGGTCAGGTCGTCTATCTCAAAGACCTGAAACTCAATGCCAGTGTTTGCGCCAACTGCGGCCATCACCACCGGATCGACAGTGCTGAACGCATCGCACTGATTGCGGACCCCGACAGCTTCCAGGTGCTGAATGCGGATCTGTCACCGGTGGATCCCCTCGGATTCAAAGACCGGCGCGCCTATGCCGACCGGCTGCGGGAAAGTCAGGCCTCGACGGGGCTGCGGGATGGTGTGGTCACCGGGCTCTGCCGGGTGGAAGGCATCCCCATGGGCCTTGCAGCGATGGACTTCCGCTTCATGGGTGGATCGATGGGCTCGGTGGTTGGGGAGAAGATCACCCGTCTGATCGAGGAGTCCACCGCCCGCAAGCTGCCTCTGCTGATCGTTTGTGCCTCCGGCGGTGCCCGGATGCAGGAGGGGATGCTCAGCCTGATGCAGATGGCGAAGATCTCCGGCGCGCTGGAACGCCACCGCGAAGCTGAGCTGCTCTACATGCCCTTGCTCACCCACCCCACCACGGGAGGTGTGACCGCCAGTTTCGCCATGCTGGGCGATCTGATCCTGGCGGAACCGAAGGCTTTGATTGGTTTTGCTGGGCGCCGGGTGATCGAGCAGACCCTGCGGGAGAAGCTGCCTGACAATTTCCAGACGGCTGAATATCTGCAGGAGCACGGCTTCGTGGACACGATCGTTCCCCGCACCCAGCTGCGCTCCACCCTGGCCAATCTCCTGCGCCTGCACGGCTGCAAACCGATGGAGCTCACCAGAGCATGA